One window of the Rosa rugosa chromosome 3, drRosRugo1.1, whole genome shotgun sequence genome contains the following:
- the LOC133740052 gene encoding protein NRT1/ PTR FAMILY 5.2-like, with amino-acid sequence MEKAEEKGASYGREDYTQDGTVDLQGRPVFRSNTGRWRACSFIVGYEVFERMAYYGIASNLVVYLTTKLHEGTVTSSNNVTNWVGTVWMTPLLGAYIADAHLGRYWTFVIASAIYLVGMSLLTLAVSLPALRPPSCVHGIKLEDCERRASPFQVGIFYCGLYIIALGTGGTKPNISTMGADQFDEFEPKERIQKLSFFNWWMFSIFFGTLFSNTILIYIQDNVGWAIGYGLPTIGLALSILVFLVGTRFYRHKLPSESPFSRIAHVLVAFIRKWRVPVPDDPKELHELSLEEYTNSEKFRIDHSPSLGFLDKAAVKSGPTSPWILCPVTQVEETKQMIKMVPILIATFLPSMMIAQGGTLFVKQGITLDRSIGPHFDIPPACLSAFATIFMLISLVLYDRYFVPVVRKYTKNPRGITLLQRLGIGLVLHIIILMTAFFAERRRLSVIQEKKLFGKRDTVPLTIFILLPQFALAGIADTFVDVAKIEFFYDQAPQGMKSLGTSYFTTSLGIGSFLSSFLLSTVADFTKKHAKRGWILDNLNISHLDYYYLFLASLSFLNLLFFLLVSKYYVYNADARESKGDFAVETLPSKTSAQDLKEASNSLYL; translated from the exons ATGGAAAAGGCAGAGGAGAAAGGGGCTTCATATGGAAGAGAGGACTACACACAAGATGGGACTGTGGACCTCCAAGGGAGACCCGTTTTCAGATCAAACACTGGCAGATGGAGAGCTTGTTCCTTCATTGTAG GGTATGAGGTGTTTGAGAGGATGGCATATTATGGAATTGCATCAAACCTGGTAGTGTATTTGACAACGAAGCTGCACGAAGGCACAGTGACCTCTTCAAATAACGTCACAAACTGGGTTGGGACGGTGTGGATGACACCCCTTTTGGGAGCTTATATTGCAGATGCTCATCTCGGCCGATACTGGACTTTTGTCATTGCCTCCGCCATATATCTTGTG GGAATGTCCTTATTGACGCTAGCAGTGTCACTCCCTGCCCTAAGACCACCATCATGCGTCCACGGAATTAAACTTGAAGATTGTGAGAGAAGAGCCTCCCCATTCCAAGTGGGCATATTCTACTGTGGATTGTACATCATTGCACTCGGAACTGGTGGTACCAAGCCTAACATCTCAACCATGGGTGCAGACCAATTTGATGAGTTTGAGCCTAAAGAGAGGATCCAAAAACTCTCCTTCTTCAACTGGTGGATGTTCAGCATTTTCTTTGGCACACTTTTCTCAAACACCATCTTGATTTACATTCAAGACAATGTGGGGTGGGCAATTGGCTATGGACTTCCAACAATTGGCCTTGcactttccattttggtgtttttggtGGGTACTAGGTTTTATAGGCACAAATTGCCTTCAGAGAGTCCCTTCAGTAGGATAGCTCATGTGCTTGTGGCGTTTATAAGGAAGTGGAGGGTTCCTGTCCCAGACGACCCAAAGGAGCTTCATGAGCTGAGCTTGGAAGAGTACACAAACTCCGAGAAATTCAGAATTGATCACTCCCCTTCATTAGG GTTTCTTGACAAAGCAGCTGTAAAGAGTGGACCAACCTCACCATGGATACTATGTCCAGTGACCCAAGTCGAAGAAACCAAGCAAATGATCAAAATGGTTCCAATTTTGATTGCAACATTTTTACCAAGCATGATGATAGCTCAAGGAGGAACTCTCTTTGTCAAACAAGGAATTACACTAGATAGAAGCATTGGACCACATTTTGATATTCCTCCAGCATGTCTCTCGGCATTTGCAACAATCTTCATGCTGATAAGCCTTGTGCTCTACGATCGCTACTTTGTTCCGGTGGTGCGGAAATATACGAAGAACCCTAGAGGGATCACACTGCTGCAGAGACTAGGCATTGGCCTTGTGTTGCACATCATCATCTTGATGACAGCTTTCTTTGCCGAAAGACGAAGGCTAAGTgttatacaagaaaaaaaactgTTTGGGAAAAGGGACACAGTTCCTCTCACAATTTTCATTCTCTTGCCTCAGTTTGCTTTGGCTGGGATTGCTGACACCTTTGTGGATGTTGCAAAGATAGAGTTTTTCTATGACCAAGCACCACAGGGCATGAAGAGCTTGGGAACCTCGTACTTCACTACTAGCTTGGGAATTGGGAGTTTCCTTAGTAGTTTTCTTCTATCAACAGTTGcagacttcaccaagaaacatGCCAAAAGGGGTTGGATTTTGGATAACCTAAACATCTCTCATCTAGACTACTACTATCTGTTCTTGGCTAGCCTGAGCTTTCTCAACTTGCTCTTCTTTCTCCTGGTTTCCAAGTACTATGTTTATAATGCAGACGCGAGGGAATCTAAGGGAGACTTTGCCGTGGAAACTTTGCCTAGCAAAACTTCAGCTCAAGATCTTAAGGAAGCCTCAAATAGTCTCTATTTATGA
- the LOC133739387 gene encoding protein NRT1/ PTR FAMILY 5.2-like, translated as MAKVEEKGSAYGRDYQTQDGTVDLKGRPVLRSNTGRWTACSFIVGYEVFERMAYYGIATNLVVYLTEKLHEGTVTSSNNVTNWVGTVWMTPLLGAYIADAHLGRYWTFVIASGIYLVGMSLLTLAVSLRALRPPSCGSGVKLEDCDKRASPFQVGIFYCALYIIAVGTGGTKPNISTMGADQFDEFEPKERIQKLSFFNWWMFSIFFGTLFSNTFLVYIQDKVGWTLGYGLPTVGLAISVTVFLFGTKFYRHKLPSESPFSTIAHVLVAAIRKWRVTVPDDLKELHELSLEKYTKAGKFRIDHSSSLRFLDKAAVKSGPTSPWMLRPVTQVEQTKQMVKMVPILVASFIPSTMLAQIGTLFVKQGKTLDRRMGPGFEIPPACLSAFVTIFMLISLVLYDRYFVPIVRRYTKNPRGITLLQRLGIGLVLHTIIMITACLAERRRLSVIQENHLFGKKDTVPLTIFILFPQFALMGIADSFVETAKIEFFYDQAPEGMKSLGTSYFTTSLGIGSFLSSFILSTVSNFTKKHTHKGWILDNLNTSHLDYYYLFLAVLTFLNFLFFLVVAKYYVYNAELRDPEGEFAMETLPNKSTSGLDRTVDSKTSLIS; from the exons ATGGCAAAGGTAGAAGAGAAGGGCTCTGCATATGGAAGAGATTATCAGACACAAGACGGGACTGTGGATCTCAAAGGCAGACCTGTTCTGAGATCAAACACTGGCAGATGGACAGCTTGTTCCTTCATCGTAG GGTATGAAGTGTTTGAGAGGATGGCATATTACGGAATTGCGACAAATTTGGTGGTGTATCTGACGGAGAAGCTGCATGAAGGCACAGTGACATCTTCAAACAACGTCACAAACTGGGTTGGGACGGTGTGGATGACACCCCTTCTGGGTGCTTATATTGCAGATGCTCATCTCGGCCGATACTGGACTTTTGTCATTGCTTCCGGCATATATCTTGTG GGAATGTCCTTATTAACCCTAGCAGTTTCACTACGTGCCCTAAGACCACCATCATGTGGCAGTGGAGTTAAACTTGAAGACTGTGACAAAAGAGCCTCACCATTCCAAGTGGGTATATTCTACTGTGCCTTGTACATAATCGCAGTTGGAACTGGGGGCACCAAGCCTAACATATCAACCATGGGTGCTGACCAATTTGATGAGTTTGAACCTAAAGAGAGGATCCAAAAGCTCTCCTTCTTCAACTGGTGGATGTTCAGCATATTCTTTGGCACCCTTTTCTCAAACACCTTCTTGGTTTACATACAAGACAAAGTTGGCTGGACCCTTGGCTATGGTCTTCCAACAGTTGGTCTTGCAATCTCTGTCACGGTGTTCTTATTTGGCACCAAGTTTTATAGGCACAAATTGCCTTCAGAGAGTCCTTTCAGCACAATAGCTCATGTGCTTGTGGCTGCGATAAGGAAGTGGAGGGTAACCGTCCCAGATGACCTAAAAGAGCTTCATGAGCTGAGCTTGGAAAAGTACACAAAAGCTGGTAAATTCAGAATTGACCACTCCTCTTCATTAAG attccttgacaaagcaGCTGTAAAGAGTGGACCAACCTCACCATGGATGCTACGCCCAGTGACCCAAGTTGAACAAACAAAGCAAATGGTCAAAATGGTTCCAATTCTGGTTGCATCATTCATACCAAGCACCATGTTAGCTCAAATAGGAACTCTTTTTGTCAAACAAGGCAAAACACTGGACAGAAGGATGGGTCCTGGTTTTGAAATCCCTCCTGCATGTCTCTCAGCATTCGTAACAATCTTCATGCTGATAAGCCTTGTGCTATATGACCGCTACTTTGTTCCAATAGTCCGGAGATACACAAAAAACCCAAGAGGGATCACATTGCTGCAGAGACTAGGCATTGGTCTTGTTTTGCACACGATTATCATGATCACGGCTTGCTTGGCTGAAAGGAGGAGGTTGAGTGTTATACAAGAAAACCACCTCTTTGGCAAAAAGGATACAGTTCCCCTCACAATTTTCATTCTGTTCCCTCAATTTGCTTTGATGGGTATCGCTGATTCCTTTGTGGAAACAGCCAAGATTGAATTTTTCTATGATCAAGCACCAGAAGGCATGAAAAGCTTGGGGACCTCATATTTCACTACTAGCTTGGGAATTGGGAGTTTCCTCAGTAGTTTTATTCTATCAACAGTTTCcaacttcaccaagaaacatACACACAAGGGTTGGATTTTAGATAACCTAAACACCTCTCATTTAGACTACTATTATCTGTTTTTGGCTGTCTTGACCTTTCTCaacttcctcttctttctcGTGGTTGCAAAATACTATGTCTACAATGCAGAGTTGAGGGACCCCGAGGGAGAATTTGCCATGGAAACTTTGCCCAACAAAAGTACTTCAGGTCTAGATCGAACAGTAGACTCAAAAACTTCACTTATAAGCTGA
- the LOC133739386 gene encoding BRCA1-associated RING domain protein 1, whose protein sequence is MAQSSAKHSSDSGNCRDGVVSPMNKNPLTFHLQKLGLELTCPLCLGFFNRPTLLPCNHIFCNNCVPNRTNFGAECPLCNIQVPGQDLRHAPFMESIVAIYKSMKATYCTNSSQPISSDVRTALGQNPVSPDVSFAGKSTQEQFDNCQQGKSESAQTIVSSRGNKRVWVPCSQKHSVTDGIGKHGKVDNCSIAIDGNSEEFELGRGRKFNGGLNPNSPLPSSQIRSVGLDECITSERDMNPVVQALLDSPPSFGDAKCSDNDNSFDQCSEQISDSLIRGSMRKIDDRTGQMRPDSSASDTDGHLRELKRQKKLDYGPISGTNSELELKFRTPSNESFTNNTICAFCQSSTISEVTGPMLHYSKGKLVEGDEASVSDVIHVHKICIDWAPQVFFKDETIKNLKAEVTRGARLKCTKCGIKGAALGCFVKSCRRSYHVTCAIEISKCRWDYESFLLLCPAHCSVKFPNEKLNRNKHKNCQLSDSRVASNGVNNWVLCPSGLSSEEKIFLIKFAEMNGATLSKSWTPDVTHVIAALDGDGAYVRTFKIFMAILAGKWIVTIDWVKACMETKHHVDEEPYEVSLDNYGCRSGAKAGRLRALSNDPKLFNGLNFYFAGDFILERKEDYKELVIAAGGTVFNSKEDVLEASCHEKGTSRTLVVYNLDPPPGCKLGEEVSILWQRSNEAQDIAVKIGAEYVFHTWLLESIARYELQPIVC, encoded by the exons ATGGCCCAGTCCTCCGCCAAGCACTCTTCAGATTCCGGAAACTGCCGCGACGGCGTCGTTTCGCCCATGAACAAGAACCCCCTCACGTTTCATCTCCAGAAGCTCGGCCTCGAGCTCACTTGCCCTCTCTG CCTAGGGTTTTTTAATCGGCCGACATTGCTTCCGTGCAATCACATCTTCTGCAA CAACTGTGTGCCCAATCGGACCAATTTTGGAGCAGAGTGTCCTCTGTGTAATATCCAAGTTCCTGGTCAAG ATCTGAGGCATGCGCCTTTCATGGAAAGCATAGTAGCAATCTACAAAAGCATGAAGGCCACTTACTGTACCAACTCATCCCAGCCCATATCTTCAG ATGTTAGAACAGCTTTGGGTCAAAACCCTGTTTCACCTGATGTCAGTTTTGCTGGGAAATCGACTCAAGAACAGTTTGACAATTGCCAACAGGGTAAATCAGAAAGTGCTCAGACCATTGTTTCATCAAGGGGTAATAAGCGAGTATGGGTTCCATGTAGTCAGAAACATTCTGTTACAGATGGAATTGGCAAGCATGGCAAAGTAGATAACTGTAGCATAGCAATAGATGGTAACAGCGAAGAATTTGAGTTGGGTAGAGGACGTAAATTTAATGGTGGATTAAATCCCAATTCACCTTTACCAAGTTCTCAAATAAGATCTGTGGGACTGGATGAGTGTATAACTTCAGAAAGAGACATGAATCCAGTAGTGCAGGCGTTGCTGGATAGTCCTCCTTCATTTGGTGATGCCAAATGTTCAGATAATGATAATAGCTTTGACCAGTGCTCTGAGCAA aTTTCAGACAGTTTGATCAGGGGGTCAATGAGGAAAATTGATGATAGAACAGGGCAGATGAGGCCTGATAGTTCTGCATCTGATACTGATGGTCATTTGAGGGAACTCAAGAGACAGAAGAAACTGGACTATGGGCCAATCTCAGGGACTAATTCTGAGCTGGAACTTAAATTCAGAACACCTTCTAATGAGTCTTTCACAAATAACACCATTTGTGCATTTTGCCAGTCTTCCACAATCTCAGAG GTCACTGGGCCAATGTTGCACTATTCCAAGGGAAAATTGGTGGAGGGAGATGAAGCATCTGTTTCAGATGTCATACATGTTCACAAAATATGCATTGATTG GGCACCACAAGTGTTCTTTAAAGATGAAACCATTAAAAATTTGAAGGCGGAAGTGACAAGGGGTGCAAGATTAAAATGCACCAAATGTGGGATAAAGGGAGCAGCCTTGGGATGCTTTGTGAAATCCTGCCGAAGAAGCTATCATGTTACCTGTGCAATTGAAATTTCTAAGTGCCGTTGGGATTAT GAAAGCTTTCTGCTGCTGTGTCCAGCACATTGTTCAGTTAAATTTCCCAATGAGAAGTTGAATCGTAACAAGCACAA AAATTGTCAGCTCTCCGACAGTAGAGTCGCTTCAAATGGAGTGAACAACTGGGTTTTATGCCCTTCTGGTTTGTCTTCTGAAGAGAAG ATTTTTCTTATCAAATTTGCTGAGATGAATGGTGCTACTTTGTCCAAGAGCTGGACACCTGATGTTACACATGTGATTGCTGCCCTGGATGGGGATGGTGCATATGTCCGGACGTTTAAAATTTTCATGGCCATTTTGGCAGGAAAATGGATAGTGACAATTGACT GGGTAAAAGCATGTATGGAAACTAAGCATCATGTGGATGAAGAACCTTATGAAGTTAGTCTTGATAACTATGGGTGTCGCAGTGGTGCCAAAGCTGGCAGGCTTAGGGCATTAAGCAAT GATCCGAAGCTCTTTAATGGTTTGAATTTCTATTTTGCTGGTGATTTTATACTGGAACGGAAGGAAGACTACAAAGAATTGGTCATAGCTGCAGGAGGTACTGTTTTCAACAGTAAGGAAGATGTGCTTGAAGCAAGTTGTCATGAAAAGGGAACTTCGAGGACACTAGTTGTGTACAACCTTGACCCCCCACCAGGGTGCAAGTTGGGGGAAGAAGTTTCAATACTTTGGCAAAGGTCTAACGAGGCACAAGATATAGCTGTGAAAATTGGAGCTGAATACGTCTTTCACACATGGTTGTTGGAGTCAATTGCGAGATATGAGTTGCAGCCAATTGTATGTTGA
- the LOC133741000 gene encoding proline--tRNA ligase, cytoplasmic-like, which yields MAELGLSYKKDENFGEWYRQVLLRADMIGYTDISGCYIIRHWAMKIWENMKAFFEAETDEMEIESCTYPLFVTRDSLEREKSHIEGFAPEVAWVTEAGKSELKVPVAIRPTSEAIMYPDFSKRIRSHLDLPYKQNQWVNVVRWESNPTPFIRSKEFLWQEGHTAFATKEEADHEVQEMLELYRKIYEEYLAVPVVKGQKTELEKFAGALYTTSVEAFIPNAGRGIQGATSHCLGQNFAKMFDVKFENEMQEKAMVWQNSWAYTTRTIGVMVMVHGDDRGLVMPPKVATLQAIVIPVIYRDVDTEAILEACRKTVVTLKKAGFRVKADLSRTSTPGQKYWHWEMKGVPLRIEIGQRDLDKNQVRFVRRDNSEKVDIPLNNNLVERVKDTLDRIQQNMFDVARERRDACIQVARTWEEFMEALNQKKMILAPWCDEMDVEEDVKKRTKGEGEMGAAKSLCTPFEQPELPEGTLCFASGKPARKWTYWGRTY from the exons ATGGCTGAACTGGGTCTTTCCTATAAGAAGGACGAGAATTTCGGAGAGTGGTATCGTCAG GTTCTTCTTCGTGCCGACATGATTGGCTACACTGATATCTCTGGTTGTTATATTATAAGGCACTGGGCAATGAAAATATGGGAGAATATGAAA GCATTTTTTGAAGCAGAAACAGATGAAATGGAGATAGAATCTTGCACGTACCCTCTCTTTGTAACCCGTGATTCTTTGGAACGAGAAAAGAGTCACATAGAGGGCTTCGCTCCTGAG GTCGCTTGGGTCACAGAGGCTGGAAAATCAGAATTGAAAGTGCCTGTTGCAATCCGTCCAACAAGCGAGGCTATCATGTATCCAGATTTCTCTAAAAGAATCAGGAGTCACCTTGACTTACCATACAAGCAAAATCAGTGGGTCAATGTTGTTCGTTGGGAGAGCAATCCTACTCCATTTATCAG GAGTAAAGAGTTTCTTTGGCAAGAAGGCCATACTGCTTTTGCAACAAAGGAAGAGGCAGATCATGAG GTCCAGGAGATGTTGGAACTGTACAGAAAGATATATGAGGAATATTTGGCGGTTCCAGTTGTGAAGGGACAAAAGACCGAGCTTGAGAAATTTGCTGGTGCTCTTTACACCACAAGTGTAGAG GCTTTTATTCCTAATGCCGGCCGCGGTATACAAGGTGCCACCTCACAttgtttgggtcaaaatttTGCTAAAATGTTTGACGTCAAGTTTGAAAATGAAATGCAAGAAAAGGCCATGGTTTGGCAAAACTCTTGGGCTTATACTACTCGAACG ATTGGAGTGATGGTGATGGTGCATGGAGATGACAGAGGGTTGGTAATGCCACCTAAAGTGGCAACTCTGCAGGCTATTGTGATTCCAGTTATTTACAGGGATGTTGATACAGAAGCCATATTGGAGGCCTGCAGGAAAACTGTAGTTACCTTGAAAAAAGCTGGTTTTCGTGTTAAGGCAGATTTGAGTAGAACCTCTACACCTGGTCAGAAGTATTGGCATTGGGAGATGAAAGGTGTTCCTCTGAGGATTGAAATTGGACAGAGGGATTTGGATAAGAATCAA GTGCGCTTTGTTCGTCGGGACAATTCAGAAAAAGTTGACATTCCTCTGAACAATAATTTGGTTGAGCGAGTAAAGGACACGTTGGATAGAATTCAGCAAAACATGTTTGATGTTGCAAGGGAAAGACGAGATGCTTGTATCCAAGTTGCAAGGACATGGGAAGAATTTATGGAAGCtctaaaccaaaagaaaatgatCTTGGCTccttggtgtgatgaaatg GATGTGGAAGAGGATGTGAAAAAACGAACTAAGGGTGAAGGTGAAATGGGAGCAGCTAAGTCTCTCTGCACCCCATTTGAGCAGCCTGAACTTCCTGAAG GGACACTTTGCTTTGCCTCTGGAAAGCCAGCAAGGAAGTGGACCTATTGGGGCAGGACTTACTAG